In Agarivorans gilvus, one genomic interval encodes:
- a CDS encoding extracellular solute-binding protein, which translates to MKKFGFFSTLPLLASLLVAGPSYAGEEVNLYSYRQQSLLQPLTDAFTAETGIKVNVVHAEKGLAEKIKAAGANNPADLVLTVDIGRLEEVRAAGLLAPVNSPVLNEVVPSHLRHPDNLWFALTTRARVIYADKDRVKEGELKSLNDLADPKWKGRICTRSGKHVYNIGLIASVIAEDGEAVAETWLRGVKANLARKPQGNDRAQAKAIFEGQCDIAIANRYYMGKMFYNTKSPEQQQWAEQIRVVYLDQQVGGRGQHINISGAGLLNTAKNKDNAIKLLEFLVGETAQGLYATANFEEPVREGIETDEFIESLGSFKADRISLQEVAEQRAAAARLVDRVGFDL; encoded by the coding sequence GTGAAAAAATTTGGTTTTTTTTCTACCTTACCATTGTTAGCTAGCTTGTTAGTTGCTGGGCCAAGTTATGCGGGTGAAGAGGTTAACCTTTACTCCTACCGTCAACAAAGCTTGTTACAGCCTTTAACGGATGCATTTACTGCTGAAACGGGCATTAAGGTGAATGTGGTTCATGCGGAAAAAGGTTTAGCTGAAAAGATTAAAGCCGCTGGCGCCAATAACCCAGCTGATTTGGTGTTAACCGTAGACATTGGTCGCTTGGAAGAAGTGCGCGCTGCAGGTTTACTTGCACCGGTTAATTCACCAGTACTGAATGAGGTTGTTCCTTCTCACCTGCGTCATCCGGATAACCTTTGGTTTGCTTTAACCACTCGCGCACGGGTTATTTATGCAGATAAAGATCGAGTTAAAGAAGGCGAACTTAAGTCGCTAAACGATTTGGCCGACCCTAAATGGAAAGGGCGCATTTGTACTCGTTCAGGTAAACATGTGTATAACATTGGTCTGATCGCCTCGGTAATCGCTGAAGACGGTGAAGCTGTGGCAGAGACTTGGCTACGTGGGGTTAAGGCTAACCTAGCGCGTAAACCTCAAGGTAATGACCGCGCTCAAGCTAAAGCTATTTTTGAAGGGCAGTGTGATATTGCCATTGCCAACCGTTACTACATGGGCAAGATGTTTTACAATACTAAGAGCCCAGAGCAGCAGCAGTGGGCGGAACAGATCCGCGTGGTCTATTTAGACCAGCAAGTGGGTGGCCGCGGTCAGCACATCAACATTTCTGGTGCGGGTTTATTAAATACTGCCAAGAATAAAGATAACGCCATCAAACTATTAGAATTTTTAGTCGGTGAAACTGCCCAAGGCTTGTATGCTACCGCGAACTTTGAAGAACCGGTTCGAGAAGGCATCGAAACTGACGAATTCATCGAAAGTTTAGGAAGTTTTAAAGCTGACCGTATTTCCTTGCAAGAAGTGGCTGAGCAACGTGCCGCCGCAGCACGCTTAGTCGACCGAGTTGGCTTTGATTTATAA
- a CDS encoding ammonium transporter yields MENEIYQLQYAIDTFYFLVCGALVMWMAAGFSMLEAGLVRAKNTTEILTKNIALYSIACVMYLICGYAIMYDGTAFLSGIEAFDLGGILASKAEEGFEGGSVYSGASDFFFQVVFVATAMSIVSGAVAERMKLWAFLIFAVVLTGFIYPLEGSWTWGGQSVFGLYELNFFDFAGSGIVHLAGASAALAGVLLLGARKGKYGKNGSINPIPGSNMPLATVGTFILWMGWFGFNGGSVLKLADAANAHSVAMVFLNTNAAAAAGSLTALIVCKLTWGKADLTMLLNGALAGLVAITAEPSTPTALQATLFGAVAGVLVVASIVFFDKIKIDDPVGAISVHGVVGLFGLLIVPITNGDASFGGQIVGALTIFGWVFVSSFIVWSILKAVMGIRVSEEEEMNGMDLSDCGIDAYPEFVTVKSSS; encoded by the coding sequence ATGGAAAACGAAATTTATCAACTGCAATACGCCATCGACACCTTTTACTTTTTGGTGTGTGGCGCCTTAGTTATGTGGATGGCTGCTGGTTTCTCAATGTTGGAAGCTGGTTTAGTTCGCGCTAAAAACACCACAGAAATTTTAACTAAAAACATCGCTCTTTATTCTATTGCTTGTGTGATGTACTTGATTTGCGGTTACGCCATCATGTACGACGGAACAGCATTCTTATCTGGCATTGAAGCCTTTGACCTAGGCGGCATCTTAGCGTCTAAAGCCGAAGAAGGCTTTGAGGGCGGAAGTGTTTACTCTGGTGCTTCAGACTTCTTCTTCCAAGTAGTATTCGTTGCTACCGCTATGTCAATTGTATCTGGTGCCGTAGCTGAGCGTATGAAGCTTTGGGCCTTCTTGATTTTCGCCGTAGTGCTTACTGGTTTCATCTACCCTCTAGAAGGTAGCTGGACTTGGGGTGGTCAATCTGTGTTTGGTCTGTACGAACTTAACTTCTTTGACTTCGCGGGTTCAGGTATTGTTCACTTAGCCGGTGCTTCAGCTGCACTAGCCGGTGTATTACTACTAGGTGCTCGTAAAGGTAAATACGGTAAAAACGGTTCTATTAACCCAATCCCTGGTTCTAACATGCCGCTAGCGACCGTAGGTACCTTCATCTTATGGATGGGTTGGTTCGGCTTCAACGGTGGCTCTGTATTGAAACTAGCCGATGCTGCTAACGCTCACTCTGTTGCAATGGTATTCCTAAACACTAACGCTGCTGCGGCTGCCGGTTCACTTACTGCACTTATCGTATGTAAGTTAACTTGGGGTAAAGCTGACCTAACCATGCTATTGAATGGCGCGTTAGCCGGTCTAGTGGCCATTACTGCTGAACCTTCTACTCCAACTGCGCTTCAAGCCACCTTATTTGGTGCTGTAGCTGGCGTATTGGTAGTTGCTTCTATCGTATTCTTCGACAAAATTAAGATTGACGATCCAGTAGGTGCTATCTCTGTGCACGGTGTGGTTGGCTTGTTCGGTCTATTGATTGTGCCAATTACTAACGGTGACGCTAGCTTCGGTGGCCAAATTGTTGGTGCTCTAACTATCTTTGGTTGGGTATTTGTTTCAAGCTTCATCGTGTGGAGCATCTTGAAAGCCGTAATGGGTATCCGAGTTTCAGAAGAAGAAGAAATGAACGGTATGGACCTTTCAGATTGTGGCATCGATGCCTACCCTGAGTTCGTAACAGTAAAATCTTCTAGCTAA
- a CDS encoding P-II family nitrogen regulator, translating to MKLISAIIKPFKLDDVREAIAEVGVDGLTVSEVKGFGRQKGHTELYRGAEYQVDFLPKVKLEIATSSENVDRIIEAISSAAYTGKIGDGKIFVYDLSNVVRIRTGEMDGEAI from the coding sequence ATGAAACTAATTAGCGCGATAATTAAGCCATTCAAATTGGATGACGTGCGTGAAGCCATTGCTGAAGTAGGCGTAGATGGTTTGACTGTGTCAGAGGTAAAGGGGTTTGGCCGTCAAAAAGGTCACACAGAACTTTATCGTGGTGCTGAATACCAAGTCGATTTTTTGCCAAAAGTGAAGCTAGAAATTGCCACTAGCTCAGAAAATGTAGACCGCATTATTGAAGCGATTTCAAGTGCAGCTTACACCGGCAAAATTGGTGACGGCAAAATTTTTGTTTATGACTTAAGCAATGTTGTTCGTATTCGTACTGGCGAAATGGATGGAGAGGCTATCTAA
- a CDS encoding YacL family protein translates to MELMIRRSLDGDLLIDCGDEHRCLAMWLEREINKNRQFPQQLVARLMALHELAELRLDSDEFRFIANRDEILISVSEDSLEQPSFLIDQPMSLDASESSCGFDDFIELLNAIASY, encoded by the coding sequence ATGGAATTGATGATACGCCGTTCTTTAGACGGTGACTTACTGATTGATTGTGGTGATGAACATCGTTGTTTAGCGATGTGGTTAGAACGAGAAATCAATAAAAATCGTCAATTTCCACAGCAGCTCGTGGCCCGGTTAATGGCATTACATGAGCTCGCTGAATTACGATTGGATAGCGATGAGTTTCGTTTCATCGCTAATCGAGATGAAATCCTGATTTCTGTATCGGAAGACTCCCTAGAGCAGCCTAGCTTTCTCATCGACCAGCCAATGAGCTTGGATGCCAGCGAGAGCAGCTGTGGCTTTGATGATTTCATTGAGCTGTTAAATGCAATTGCTTCTTATTAA
- a CDS encoding winged helix-turn-helix domain-containing protein, with the protein MSFNDVVVVGPLAVDMSQNSITFKDRTAYLGPLRTHLLGYLCKHVNQVVGRDDLSEAVWGRSVSDHTINQHISQLRKVLTTVNNTELTIATIPKKGYIARCESVTELNLLKPEAKLEHPKAVLFSDPDTCEQIQSAKAEGELKYLEVFSDVDELHQRLMSHEFQAVVVDAELEDYQGLELIKEIRTGNTLASSDVAIVSLSSEASKPLLGFNVLLDVQGLVIKPLNLETLDTKLKAAVAARFKLKPNAAYDLVPTRLETKVSVNLAAACASN; encoded by the coding sequence ATGTCCTTTAATGATGTTGTTGTAGTTGGCCCCTTGGCCGTTGATATGAGCCAAAATAGTATTACGTTTAAGGATAGAACTGCCTATTTAGGTCCGTTAAGAACCCATTTGCTGGGGTATTTGTGCAAACATGTTAATCAAGTTGTAGGAAGAGACGACTTGTCTGAGGCTGTTTGGGGACGCAGTGTCTCCGATCATACCATCAATCAGCACATCTCCCAGTTGCGCAAAGTTCTCACCACCGTTAACAATACTGAGCTCACTATTGCTACTATTCCTAAAAAGGGTTATATCGCGAGATGTGAATCGGTGACCGAGTTAAACCTGCTCAAGCCTGAAGCTAAGCTCGAGCACCCCAAGGCTGTTTTATTTAGTGACCCAGATACTTGTGAGCAGATCCAATCTGCTAAAGCTGAAGGTGAACTGAAATACCTTGAGGTATTTTCTGATGTAGACGAGCTACATCAGCGACTCATGAGTCACGAGTTTCAGGCTGTGGTTGTTGATGCCGAGCTAGAAGATTACCAAGGTCTTGAGTTGATTAAAGAAATTCGTACCGGTAATACATTGGCCAGTTCAGACGTTGCGATAGTGTCGCTAAGCTCTGAAGCCAGTAAACCCTTGCTTGGTTTTAACGTATTGTTAGATGTGCAGGGCTTGGTGATAAAACCACTTAACCTTGAAACTTTAGATACTAAACTCAAGGCTGCGGTAGCGGCTCGCTTTAAGCTTAAACCGAATGCGGCTTATGATTTGGTTCCCACTAGGCTTGAGACTAAGGTTAGCGTAAACTTAGCAGCAGCCTGTGCGAGTAACTAA
- the acnB gene encoding bifunctional aconitate hydratase 2/2-methylisocitrate dehydratase — MLESYRKHVEERAVEGIVPKPLDAEQTAGLVELLKAPPAGEEDFLLDLLANRIPPGVDEAAYVKAGFLAAVAAGEVNSPLVSPAYATELLGTMQGGYNIEPLISLLENEQLAPIAAKALSHTLLMFDAFHDVEEKAKAGNQFAQQIMQSWADAEWFLSRPEVAEKSTLTVFKVTGETNTDDLSPAPDAWSRPDIPLHALAMLKNAREGIEPDQPGVVGPMQQIEALKEKGHPLVYVGDVVGTGSSRKSATNSVLWLMGDDIPYVPNKRAGGFCLGGKIAPIFFNTMEDAGALPIELDVEALAMGDVIDIYPFAGEVKKAGTDEVISTFKLKTEVLLDEVRAGGRIPLIIGRGLTDRARASLGLEPSTVFKRPQDVAASTKGFTLAQKMVGKACGVAGIRAGQYCEPKMTTVGSQDTTGPMTRDELKDLACLGFSADLTMQSFCHTAAYPKPVDVNTHHTLPDFIMNRGGVSLRPGDGIIHSWLNRMLLPDTVGTGGDSHTRFPIGISFPAGSGLVAFAAATGVMPLDMPESVLVRFKGEMQPGVTLRDLVHAIPYAAIQRGLLTVEKKGKKNIFSGRILEIEGLESLKVEQAFELSDASAERSAAGCTIKLGKEPIIEYLNSNIVMLKWMIAEGYGDRRTIERRITAMEEWIANPELMEADADAEYAEVIEIDLAEIREPVLCAPNDPDDARLLSEVAGQPIDEVFLGSCMTNIGHFRAAGKLLDQHKGALPTRMWVAPPTRMDQKQLTKEGYYGIYGRVGARTEIPGCSLCMGNQARVADNSTVVSTSTRNFPNRLGTGANVFLASAELAAVAAILGKLPTPEEYLEYAAQINATAADTYRYLNFDQISDYTDKADDVIIQKAV; from the coding sequence GTGCTAGAGAGCTACCGCAAACACGTCGAAGAGCGTGCTGTTGAAGGTATTGTACCTAAACCCCTTGATGCTGAACAAACTGCAGGATTAGTTGAGTTACTTAAAGCGCCCCCAGCCGGTGAAGAAGACTTTCTACTCGACTTACTCGCGAATCGAATTCCCCCCGGTGTTGATGAAGCGGCCTATGTAAAGGCTGGTTTTTTGGCCGCAGTAGCTGCAGGTGAAGTGAATTCTCCCTTAGTGTCTCCTGCTTATGCCACAGAGTTACTTGGTACCATGCAGGGTGGTTATAACATTGAGCCGCTAATTTCCTTGCTAGAGAATGAGCAGCTGGCTCCAATTGCTGCTAAAGCCTTATCGCATACCCTGCTAATGTTTGATGCTTTTCACGATGTAGAAGAGAAAGCCAAAGCGGGTAATCAGTTTGCACAACAAATCATGCAAAGCTGGGCCGATGCAGAGTGGTTTTTAAGCCGTCCTGAAGTGGCAGAGAAGTCGACACTCACGGTATTTAAAGTGACTGGCGAAACCAATACCGACGATTTATCGCCAGCGCCAGATGCTTGGTCTCGTCCAGACATTCCTTTACACGCGTTAGCCATGCTGAAAAACGCGCGCGAAGGTATCGAACCTGATCAGCCCGGTGTGGTTGGTCCGATGCAACAAATTGAAGCGCTAAAAGAAAAAGGTCACCCATTGGTGTATGTGGGTGATGTAGTGGGAACCGGTTCTTCACGTAAATCGGCGACCAACTCTGTTCTTTGGCTTATGGGCGATGATATTCCTTACGTACCTAACAAACGCGCTGGTGGTTTCTGCTTGGGCGGTAAAATTGCTCCAATCTTCTTCAATACCATGGAAGATGCCGGAGCTTTGCCAATTGAGCTAGACGTAGAAGCGCTTGCTATGGGAGATGTTATTGATATCTACCCATTTGCTGGTGAAGTGAAAAAGGCCGGTACTGACGAAGTTATCTCTACGTTTAAGTTGAAAACAGAAGTCTTACTTGATGAAGTTCGTGCGGGTGGTCGTATTCCATTAATTATTGGCCGTGGCTTGACTGACCGAGCTCGCGCTTCTTTAGGCTTAGAGCCTTCAACGGTATTTAAGCGCCCACAAGATGTGGCAGCTTCAACTAAAGGCTTCACCCTAGCGCAGAAAATGGTAGGTAAAGCATGTGGCGTAGCGGGTATTCGCGCTGGCCAATATTGTGAGCCGAAAATGACCACCGTGGGTTCACAAGATACCACCGGCCCAATGACGCGCGATGAGTTAAAAGACTTAGCTTGTTTGGGCTTCTCAGCCGACTTAACCATGCAGTCTTTCTGTCATACCGCCGCTTATCCTAAGCCGGTAGATGTTAATACTCACCATACACTGCCTGACTTCATCATGAACCGTGGTGGTGTGTCGCTGCGCCCTGGTGACGGCATTATTCACTCTTGGTTAAACCGTATGTTGTTGCCCGATACCGTAGGAACCGGTGGTGACTCACATACCCGTTTCCCAATTGGTATTTCTTTCCCTGCGGGTTCTGGCTTAGTGGCTTTTGCTGCTGCCACTGGTGTTATGCCTTTGGATATGCCTGAGTCAGTTTTGGTTCGCTTTAAAGGGGAAATGCAACCCGGTGTGACCCTGCGTGACTTAGTACATGCCATTCCTTATGCGGCTATTCAACGCGGTTTATTAACCGTAGAGAAGAAAGGTAAGAAAAACATTTTCTCTGGTCGAATCTTAGAAATTGAAGGTCTTGAATCTCTAAAAGTGGAGCAGGCTTTTGAGTTGTCGGATGCCTCAGCTGAGCGCAGCGCTGCTGGTTGTACTATTAAATTAGGTAAAGAGCCGATCATTGAATACCTCAATTCAAACATTGTGATGTTGAAGTGGATGATTGCTGAAGGCTATGGTGACAGACGTACTATTGAGCGTCGAATCACTGCAATGGAAGAGTGGATTGCTAATCCAGAGTTGATGGAAGCCGATGCCGACGCAGAATACGCTGAAGTGATTGAAATCGACTTGGCGGAGATCCGCGAACCGGTGCTGTGTGCACCGAATGACCCAGACGATGCTCGTTTGCTGTCAGAAGTGGCTGGTCAGCCAATCGATGAAGTGTTCTTGGGATCCTGTATGACCAATATTGGTCACTTCCGCGCGGCCGGTAAGTTGCTTGATCAACATAAAGGCGCCTTGCCAACGCGGATGTGGGTAGCCCCTCCAACACGTATGGATCAGAAACAGTTAACTAAAGAGGGCTATTACGGCATTTATGGTCGTGTGGGCGCTCGTACCGAGATCCCTGGTTGTTCTTTGTGTATGGGTAACCAAGCGCGAGTCGCCGATAATTCTACCGTTGTATCTACCTCAACACGTAACTTCCCTAACCGTTTAGGTACTGGAGCCAATGTGTTCTTAGCTTCAGCAGAGTTAGCTGCGGTAGCGGCGATTTTAGGTAAGCTTCCTACGCCGGAAGAGTACTTAGAATATGCAGCGCAGATCAATGCGACTGCAGCCGATACTTATCGTTATCTGAACTTCGATCAAATTAGTGATTACACTGATAAAGCTGATGATGTAATCATTCAAAAAGCAGTTTAA
- a CDS encoding patatin-like phospholipase family protein, with protein MSRLLAKGLLLVACCLFTFNSFARPKIGLALSGGGAKGAAHLAIIQLLEEYQIPVDYVAGTSMGAYFGAMLAMGYDAQEIEDVTFSIFWEGGYEDDVTRGEMSLRRKKLRDQYQIDLPMGWNGQNLVLPKGAVQGQTMAKILRYATSNLEALSSFDQLAIPYRAVATDMALMKPVILDHGDLATAMQASMSVPGALRPVQIDGRQLADGGVVNNLPVDVLKEMGAELIIAVDIGARLKPQEQLNSAVDTLDQLSIFLTRSGTERQIALLDEDDLLISPNMDGIETSDFAQMPLAVTRGLEAGRAPLAALAQRLALGDDPQQYLAYRQQVNQRRADLALHEQFVVGQIELNNNSRLGDEVVLSRLQLNQGELLSKEELEQRIRQLYALGTFERVDYRIATEQGENVIHLDIYEKSWGPGYFDMKFGLQENFQDQTEVNFGLGFTLSNLNSYGAEWRNEVEVGTVKRLYTEFYTPFTDHLRYAWSVAAEYDKRQRRVYDVGDGVEYLAVDFEDIGLRTHLAWNYRPWQEWGLGLAAKHGALDVSGLDGEANYWLYGPYLTFDYDTLNSWAFPTEGKLLELTLSLYHENVSDESSAYSPTFEGRWKYPFSWDKHHLNWFGEYGSTGSDFIVPTDAQDLGGFLRLSGFSYEQLSGRYKALSGLMYFYQLHHYNSPLFQAPVFIGGSIENGGVWNSASDISLSSSIWAASLFTALDSSLLGPIVLAYGHNQEEQTLYLFIGNDF; from the coding sequence TTGTCTCGTTTATTGGCCAAAGGCTTGCTGCTAGTGGCTTGCTGTCTGTTTACCTTCAACTCTTTTGCTCGACCCAAAATTGGCTTAGCGCTTAGTGGCGGAGGCGCGAAAGGCGCCGCTCATCTGGCGATTATCCAATTACTCGAAGAATATCAAATCCCAGTTGATTACGTCGCAGGTACTAGCATGGGCGCTTATTTTGGCGCCATGTTGGCAATGGGCTATGACGCACAAGAGATCGAAGACGTTACTTTTTCCATTTTTTGGGAAGGCGGATATGAAGATGACGTGACTCGCGGAGAAATGTCATTACGCCGCAAGAAGTTACGCGATCAATATCAAATTGATTTACCGATGGGCTGGAATGGCCAAAACTTGGTACTGCCTAAAGGGGCGGTACAAGGCCAAACCATGGCTAAAATATTACGTTATGCCACCAGTAACCTAGAAGCGCTAAGCAGCTTTGATCAGTTAGCCATTCCATATAGAGCGGTAGCCACCGACATGGCCTTGATGAAGCCGGTCATTCTTGACCATGGTGATTTGGCTACCGCCATGCAGGCCAGCATGTCGGTTCCGGGAGCCTTACGCCCAGTGCAAATTGACGGCCGCCAACTGGCCGATGGTGGGGTGGTGAATAACTTGCCTGTTGATGTGCTTAAAGAGATGGGGGCTGAGCTGATTATTGCGGTGGATATTGGCGCGCGACTTAAACCTCAGGAGCAATTAAATAGTGCCGTTGATACGCTTGACCAGTTATCGATTTTTTTAACCCGCTCAGGAACAGAGCGGCAAATCGCCTTACTCGATGAGGACGATTTATTAATTAGCCCCAATATGGATGGCATTGAAACTAGCGACTTTGCGCAGATGCCTCTTGCGGTAACTCGAGGATTAGAGGCGGGGCGTGCGCCGCTTGCCGCACTGGCTCAGCGTTTAGCCTTGGGCGATGACCCTCAGCAGTATTTAGCTTACCGCCAGCAAGTTAATCAGCGACGTGCCGACTTGGCCTTGCATGAGCAATTCGTGGTGGGGCAAATTGAACTTAACAATAACTCAAGGCTAGGCGATGAGGTGGTGTTGTCTCGCTTGCAATTGAACCAAGGTGAATTGTTATCTAAGGAAGAGCTAGAACAGCGGATCCGCCAGCTTTATGCCTTAGGCACATTTGAGCGAGTGGATTACCGTATTGCCACTGAACAAGGCGAAAATGTTATTCATCTTGATATTTATGAAAAAAGCTGGGGGCCGGGTTATTTTGATATGAAGTTTGGCCTTCAGGAAAACTTCCAAGATCAAACTGAAGTGAACTTTGGTTTAGGTTTTACCTTATCTAACCTCAACAGCTATGGTGCTGAATGGCGTAATGAGGTGGAAGTGGGCACGGTGAAGCGTTTATATACCGAGTTTTATACGCCGTTTACCGACCACCTTCGCTACGCTTGGTCTGTCGCTGCTGAGTACGATAAACGCCAGCGGCGAGTTTATGATGTTGGAGACGGAGTTGAGTACCTCGCGGTTGATTTTGAAGATATAGGCCTGCGTACTCATCTTGCTTGGAATTATCGTCCTTGGCAGGAGTGGGGGCTAGGGCTAGCGGCTAAACACGGTGCTTTGGATGTATCTGGCTTAGATGGTGAGGCTAATTATTGGCTTTATGGACCTTATTTAACTTTTGATTATGACACGCTAAATAGTTGGGCTTTTCCTACTGAAGGAAAGCTACTGGAGTTGACCTTAAGCCTCTATCACGAGAATGTTAGCGATGAGTCGAGCGCTTATTCACCGACTTTTGAAGGCCGCTGGAAATATCCCTTTTCTTGGGACAAACACCATTTAAATTGGTTTGGTGAATATGGCAGTACGGGAAGTGATTTTATTGTTCCCACTGACGCGCAAGATTTAGGCGGATTCTTGCGCCTGTCTGGCTTTAGTTATGAGCAGCTATCGGGGCGCTATAAAGCCTTAAGTGGATTAATGTACTTTTATCAACTACATCACTATAACAGCCCGCTATTTCAAGCCCCGGTGTTTATCGGTGGCTCAATTGAAAACGGCGGGGTTTGGAATAGTGCTTCTGATATTTCACTTAGTTCATCAATATGGGCTGCTAGCCTGTTTACTGCCTTAGATAGCAGCCTTTTAGGGCCGATTGTATTAGCTTATGGCCACAATCAAGAAGAACAAACTTTATATCTGTTTATTGGTAACGACTTCTAA
- the aceF gene encoding pyruvate dehydrogenase complex dihydrolipoyllysine-residue acetyltransferase has product MSIEIFVPDIGADEVEVTEILVEVGDSVELEQSLISVEGDKAAMEVPASQAGVVKEIKVSVGDSVATNSLIMIFEEQGAESSAAEPASSEPAAPAATASAVETVKVPDIGDDEVEVTEVAVSVGDVVEAEQTLISVEGDKAAMEVPAPFAGTVKYITIAVGDKVSTGTPIMEFEIQASAPEEASEPAASSAAPAASQEKEVNIPDIGDDEVEVTEVAVAVGDKVELEQTLISVEGDKAAMEVPAPFAGVVKALKVAVGDKVKTGSLIMLFEVEAEAGASAPAPAKAEPAKPAASEAPAAKAAPASNTDKPSGFVENSAYVHASPVIRRLAREFGVDLAKVKGSGRKGRIVKEDVQAYVKQAVKALESGAAAGGSGMAVAPWPSIDYSKFGEVEEVPLSRIQKISGPALHRNWVKIPHVTQFDEADISEMEAFRKEQNVIAEKQQLGFKITPLVFMLKAAAKTLESMPKFNSALSDDGNSLIMKKYIHIGVAVDTPNGLVVPVVRDVNKKGIYQLSEELVEISKKARAGKLTASDMQGGCFTISSLGGIGGTQFTPIVNAPEVAILGVSRSEIKPKWNGKEFEPKLMLPLALSYDHRVIDGADGARFISTLSGLLGDIRRLVL; this is encoded by the coding sequence ATGAGTATTGAAATTTTTGTACCTGATATCGGCGCAGATGAAGTTGAAGTGACCGAAATCCTGGTTGAAGTGGGTGATAGCGTAGAGCTAGAGCAATCGTTGATCTCTGTTGAAGGAGATAAAGCGGCGATGGAAGTACCTGCTTCACAAGCGGGTGTAGTGAAAGAAATTAAAGTTTCGGTGGGCGACAGTGTCGCTACCAACAGCTTAATTATGATTTTTGAAGAACAGGGCGCGGAATCAAGTGCCGCTGAGCCAGCATCGAGCGAGCCTGCTGCGCCAGCCGCAACGGCAAGTGCGGTTGAAACCGTTAAAGTGCCTGACATCGGTGATGATGAAGTTGAAGTAACCGAAGTGGCCGTTAGTGTTGGCGATGTGGTTGAAGCCGAGCAAACCTTAATCTCTGTAGAGGGTGATAAGGCGGCGATGGAAGTTCCCGCACCTTTCGCTGGTACGGTAAAATATATCACCATTGCGGTTGGTGATAAGGTATCTACCGGTACCCCTATTATGGAGTTTGAAATTCAAGCCAGTGCGCCGGAAGAAGCGTCAGAGCCTGCTGCTAGTTCAGCTGCGCCAGCTGCCTCTCAGGAAAAAGAAGTGAATATTCCTGACATTGGCGACGATGAAGTAGAAGTGACCGAAGTGGCAGTGGCGGTAGGTGACAAGGTAGAGCTTGAGCAAACCTTGATCTCTGTTGAAGGAGATAAAGCCGCCATGGAAGTACCCGCACCGTTTGCCGGTGTGGTTAAAGCCCTTAAAGTGGCGGTGGGTGATAAGGTGAAAACTGGTTCACTGATTATGCTATTTGAAGTGGAAGCAGAAGCGGGGGCATCGGCGCCTGCACCTGCCAAAGCGGAACCGGCTAAGCCTGCTGCTAGTGAAGCTCCAGCGGCTAAAGCTGCGCCAGCAAGTAATACAGACAAACCAAGCGGTTTTGTTGAGAACAGTGCTTATGTGCATGCCTCTCCAGTGATTCGCCGCTTAGCGCGTGAGTTTGGTGTTGACCTTGCCAAAGTTAAAGGCTCTGGTCGTAAGGGACGTATCGTTAAAGAAGACGTACAAGCCTACGTGAAACAAGCGGTTAAAGCGTTGGAGTCTGGCGCTGCTGCTGGTGGTTCAGGCATGGCGGTCGCACCGTGGCCAAGCATTGATTACTCTAAATTTGGTGAAGTGGAAGAAGTTCCACTATCACGTATTCAGAAAATCTCTGGTCCGGCTCTGCACCGTAACTGGGTGAAAATCCCTCATGTTACTCAATTTGACGAAGCGGATATTTCAGAAATGGAAGCTTTCCGTAAAGAACAAAATGTGATTGCAGAAAAGCAGCAGCTTGGCTTTAAGATCACTCCATTGGTATTCATGCTAAAAGCTGCAGCGAAAACTTTGGAAAGCATGCCGAAGTTTAATTCTGCTCTGTCAGATGACGGCAATAGCCTGATCATGAAGAAGTACATCCATATTGGTGTGGCGGTAGATACACCAAACGGTTTGGTTGTGCCGGTGGTTCGCGACGTAAATAAGAAAGGTATTTATCAGTTGTCTGAAGAGCTGGTAGAAATTTCTAAGAAAGCGCGTGCAGGCAAACTCACTGCTTCAGACATGCAGGGTGGTTGTTTCACTATTTCAAGCCTAGGCGGCATTGGCGGCACCCAGTTTACGCCGATTGTGAATGCCCCAGAGGTGGCCATTTTGGGTGTGTCGCGTAGCGAAATTAAGCCTAAATGGAATGGTAAAGAATTTGAGCCTAAGTTGATGTTACCTTTGGCTCTGTCTTACGACCACCGGGTGATTGACGGCGCCGATGGTGCTCGTTTCATCTCCACCTTAAGTGGCTTGTTGGGCGACATTCGCCGCTTAGTACTTTAG